In Meiothermus ruber DSM 1279, the following proteins share a genomic window:
- a CDS encoding cysteine desulfurase — translation MGYPDHMAIVTPQTLRQDFPLLVRHPELVYLNSAATSQKPEAVIEAVSRYYRELNASVHRGAYTLSAQASEAYEQARRTLARFIGAEEREIIFVRNTTEALNLVAYAWGLRNLRPGDEILLTEMEHHANLVPWHLVCERTGAKIKAIPLGDDGRLQLEHLGTLLTERVRLVSVMHVSNVLGTVNPVAQIAQAARAVGALVVVDGAQSAPHMPVDVRALGADFYAFSGHKMLGPTGIGVLWGRYEVLETLAPFLGGGSMIREVYLDRSTYAQPPQRFEAGTPAVAEAIGLAAAVEYLERLGMANVWQHELELAAYALKRLDEELPEVRTFGPRGPDRSGVIPFVLGGIHAHDVATALDQYGIAVRAGHHCAQPLHRKLGVAATVRASFYVYTTKEDVDRFIEALKRVRDFFKDWL, via the coding sequence ATGGGCTACCCTGATCACATGGCTATCGTTACGCCGCAAACCCTTCGCCAGGACTTTCCACTGCTCGTGCGCCATCCCGAGCTGGTCTACCTCAACTCGGCGGCCACCAGCCAGAAGCCCGAAGCGGTCATCGAGGCGGTATCCCGCTACTACCGGGAACTTAACGCCAGCGTGCACCGGGGGGCCTACACCCTCTCGGCGCAGGCCAGCGAGGCCTACGAGCAGGCCCGCCGCACCCTGGCCCGCTTTATTGGGGCCGAGGAGCGCGAGATCATCTTTGTGCGCAACACCACCGAGGCCCTCAACCTAGTGGCCTATGCCTGGGGGCTGCGCAACCTGCGGCCCGGCGACGAAATTCTCCTCACGGAGATGGAGCACCACGCCAACCTGGTGCCCTGGCACCTGGTCTGCGAGCGCACGGGGGCCAAGATCAAAGCCATACCCCTTGGGGATGATGGGCGCTTGCAGCTGGAGCACCTCGGCACCCTCCTCACCGAGCGGGTCAGGCTGGTGAGCGTGATGCACGTCTCCAATGTGCTGGGCACCGTTAACCCTGTGGCCCAGATCGCCCAGGCGGCCAGGGCTGTGGGGGCTTTGGTGGTGGTGGATGGGGCCCAGTCGGCCCCCCACATGCCCGTGGATGTCCGGGCTCTGGGAGCCGATTTCTATGCGTTTTCCGGGCATAAGATGCTGGGGCCTACCGGCATCGGGGTGCTCTGGGGGCGCTACGAGGTGCTGGAAACCCTGGCCCCTTTTCTGGGGGGCGGCAGCATGATCCGCGAAGTTTACCTAGATCGCTCCACCTATGCCCAGCCCCCTCAGCGCTTCGAGGCCGGAACCCCGGCGGTGGCCGAGGCCATTGGGCTGGCGGCGGCGGTGGAATACCTCGAGCGCCTGGGTATGGCGAACGTGTGGCAGCACGAGCTCGAGCTCGCCGCCTATGCCCTGAAGCGGCTCGACGAAGAACTCCCCGAAGTGCGCACCTTTGGCCCCCGCGGCCCCGACCGGAGCGGGGTGATTCCCTTTGTACTGGGCGGTATCCACGCCCACGACGTGGCCACCGCCCTCGACCAGTACGGTATCGCGGTGCGGGCCGGGCACCACTGCGCCCAGCCCCTGCACCGCAAGCTGGGGGTGGCGGCCACGGTGCGGGCCAGCTTTTACGTCTACACCACTAAAGAAGACGTGGATCGCTTCATCGAGGCCCTGAAGAGGGTGCGCGACTTTTTCAAAGACTGGCTATAG
- a CDS encoding MFS transporter, with translation MPAAFRIFAILLLAYFLSYFFRATNAVISPDLRRDLGLTPAELGLMTSLFYLTFAIAQLPLGALLDRFGPRFVHPALMLLGAMGALIFASAQDFLTLSVGRALLGIGFAAALMGALKAFSLWFPAHRYASISSLYVALGASGAIAASSPLAWLKEQIGWRGVFEWGALVIVLVALVVALGVRNAPKGMALPQSTQAGNASLIWRSSQFWRMGWLNFMVGGGFLAWQTLWGGDFLFKVRGLGSLEVGSVLFTFSLAALLGFLLCGPLADRWGLPRVLLSASLGFTLGPLLLALWPQMPALGLYLTYGLMGFTGAFNILSLAQARLVFPTELTGRAVTAINFMGFMGVFLLQWGMGVVLGLSEYSTALLVWATLIALAIIGYLPLALGQRKSAL, from the coding sequence ATGCCGGCGGCTTTTCGGATTTTTGCCATCCTGTTGTTGGCCTACTTTCTCTCCTACTTTTTCCGTGCGACCAACGCGGTCATCTCGCCCGATTTACGGCGCGACCTGGGCCTCACCCCAGCCGAGCTGGGCCTGATGACCAGTTTGTTTTACCTGACCTTTGCCATCGCGCAACTGCCCTTAGGCGCGCTCCTGGATCGCTTTGGCCCGCGCTTTGTGCACCCGGCCCTGATGCTGTTGGGGGCCATGGGGGCCCTGATTTTTGCCTCGGCCCAGGACTTTTTGACCCTTTCGGTGGGGCGGGCGCTACTGGGGATTGGCTTTGCAGCCGCCCTGATGGGCGCATTGAAGGCGTTTTCGCTGTGGTTTCCTGCCCACCGCTACGCCAGCATCAGCAGCCTGTATGTGGCCCTGGGGGCCTCGGGGGCCATTGCGGCCTCCTCGCCTTTGGCCTGGCTCAAGGAGCAGATCGGCTGGCGCGGGGTGTTCGAGTGGGGGGCCCTGGTGATTGTGCTGGTGGCGCTGGTGGTGGCCCTAGGGGTACGCAACGCCCCCAAGGGCATGGCGCTGCCCCAGAGCACCCAGGCCGGCAACGCCAGCCTGATTTGGCGAAGCAGCCAGTTCTGGCGCATGGGCTGGCTCAACTTTATGGTGGGGGGCGGGTTTCTGGCCTGGCAGACCCTGTGGGGCGGCGACTTTTTGTTCAAGGTGCGGGGGCTGGGGAGCCTCGAGGTCGGCAGCGTGCTCTTCACCTTCTCACTGGCCGCGCTGCTGGGCTTTTTGCTGTGCGGCCCCCTGGCCGACCGCTGGGGTCTGCCGCGGGTGTTGCTCTCGGCCAGCCTTGGGTTTACCCTGGGGCCCCTCCTGCTGGCCCTGTGGCCCCAGATGCCTGCTTTGGGCCTTTACCTGACCTACGGGCTGATGGGCTTTACCGGCGCCTTTAACATCCTGAGCCTGGCCCAGGCCCGCCTGGTCTTCCCCACCGAACTCACCGGGCGGGCCGTTACGGCCATCAACTTCATGGGGTTCATGGGGGTGTTTCTGCTTCAGTGGGGCATGGGGGTGGTGCTGGGGTTGAGCGAGTACAGCACCGCTTTGCTCGTATGGGCGACCCTCATCGCCCTGGCAATTATTGGGTACTTGCCCTTGGCTCTGGGGCAAAGGAAAAGCGCCCTTTAA